The window AACCAAAACATAAACAACTTGAAAGAATTTGTACCAAAAccatcaaatcaaatcaaatattatatttcaGAAAGAAGTCAAATATTCTGGTCCAAAACAGGGGTATTTCAAAAATCAAACAACCAATCGAATTTGAACAGAATTAACACCAACCCACCCACTGCAAGTTTTCATCAACCAAACCAATTATTAAAACATAACATGTGAAagtaaaaattaatattaattggGATGATTGAGGGAAGTACCTTGGTGTAGTATCTGCAGCCTTGCTCGCCGAGAGTAACGAGGAGGAGCTTCAAGCCATCGTGCCAGAGAGACATGGCGTTTTCATCATCAACCTTATCTTTCTGGGTGAGGAATTTGAGCTCCTCATCACTGACCTTGATGATGTCGGCCTTGTTCCAAATGCTCTTGATCTGTTCACGAGCCTCATTTGCAGAGGGCCACAAAGGCAGCCTCAAATTTGGGTCATATGAAAGTAAAACACCTGCTTTCTTAGCCTCATCCATTGCTTTTATGTGTGCCGATCTGCAGGGCTCCACGATCAAACTTATTGATCCATAGTGAAAGATTTTGGCCTAAAAACACAACCAACATCATACATATTCAGCATTCTTAAAatcatttattaaattaaatatatgatcCAAATAAACTCAATTAATATTTACTACAATAATTTCAAATGACTTCTCAAATTGTATAAAAGAGATTTCAAATCAAGACCGAAGACTTTTATCTACTGGCCAAGTCAAACTTGAAAAGTTCATAtgcaaaaataagaaaaacaaataatataacaatgatgtaaatttaaatataaagaaaCGCATGCCCTTGTCACGGCGGCTTGCTCGGAACCACCATTTCAATGAGCGAAAATTtcgactttttttttaaattaaataggTGACGTAAcgacaaaattaaaaaaatcagagtcccccccccccccccccccctctcacCTTCCAAGGatttatttaatcaaaatttcactttttcaataaataaataaatccaaaTATTCACAAGAGTAAAAAAACTgtaaaaatcaatttttttttacgcAAAAGAAAACATCAGTATAACATACCATACATTTGACATATCAATGTATTGTCATTGCCCATGAATTCATAAAATTCATAAACTAGAAAATggagattaaaataaaaatatctgACGGATAGAGAGAAACCTCCGCCGTTGATGGGCACCGCCAACCGCACGTGAGTTAAAGTTCTAAAGTAAACACGTGAGGCGGCGCCACGTCATCAGAAAGGGATACAATGGGGAATTCACACATGAGAATGTAGAAATGACGAAACTACCCATACTACTGTAGTCTAGATCTATGCGAGGGACCCACTTATTTAATCTGACGTGTCGAATCgtaaagagaaaagaaaggaaaaagaaaaaacggGCGCGTGAGATTATTATATACTCAACCATAGTCAAATTGTATAGAACAAACTAAGGAAAATTCAATCAATGAGAAAATCGAAACCCGAAGAGAGAATGAATTAAAGAAACTTACGGATCTGATGAGATCGAGATCCAATTCCTCCGGCTTGAGAAGCATATCGGCGCTAGGGTTCCGGTAGAACATGAACTCACGCTCACCGTCGGCGCGTAGAGTGACGAAAGCCAAGGCGGTTCTAGCGCCTTGATCGAAGCGGATTCCGGAAGCGTCAACGCCGTTCTCCTTAACTATTCCTTCCAACATACGCCCAAACTCATCATCGCCGAGCTTTCCTACGAAGGCAGCACGTCCGCCGAGTCGGCTGACGGCAATCGCGACGTTGGCCGGAGCACCACCGGGAGCCTTGAGAAATCCTGGTGCCTCGGCTAAAGAGACGCCGGATACTGTGGGGACGAAATCGATCAACATCTCGCCGAAACTGACGATCAAACCGGAGCCGGAAGGCAAAGCGCCGTTGGTGGAAGCCATGGTTGGGAGTGAGAGTGATCGGTAAATTAGAAAGAGAGAGTGTGTGAAAGGGAGATATTGAAATGGTGAAGTGAAAGAATTAGGGGAAGGGGAGAAGGTATTTATAGATGGAAATATGGTGAATAATGTAATCCGTAGAGGAAATGGAAATATTATTAAAAGGATAATTAAGGATTAAATAAATacaattctttattttttattttattttttttaaaagaatatcctttttgtatttgtaatttaatttctGCCGAGAAGAAGTATTGgtgattttttttcatattaacTTAGTCAAAATCTTAATTTGGataatttcatctttttttttttctttttggttttgtGAGTGGGACCCATCAAGAATAGTGtggttttattattattattattattggataACGacgttttaaaatataaattttaaaaaaaatctggataaattattattattgtttgtttCCTATAAGAGGACaaattgatttttctttttaatcacCTGATTTAATTAAgtatttgtattaaaaaaaaatatctttttctttttctttttaactgaAATGAGAATTGTGGGGAGATGGAGAAGTATAAggtgaaattaattttaatactCTTCAACAGAGAATAACTAGCACTCAAAATAGAAGATTTAATGCATCTATGGAGCAGCAGCAGAAGTCAAATAAAAGAAGAGAGGAAATTAGAAAATCAAATATaacatgaaagaaaaaaaaaaactcaagcCGAACAAAATGGTTGTTGATTTGGTTTTTAGGGTTAAGCATTTttcaaataaagaaaatcaaaaaatataaataatcttAGATTGgtttttatgttttcttaaCATATTTATGAAATAGTGAAttacttttttgaaaaaaaaaaaatatattagatAAAGGGTGTGGTCTAGCTTTTAGTTACAGAGGTAAATAGATAATTAAAACATTAATCAAAATGTATATAAAACTTAGAGATAATTCAAAATTGttgatttatattttaatattcaatttcTCATCTGTGAAATTTTATATACATTTTCAAGAATGGCTAGTTAGAGTTATTAAAAAGAATCAAAACTCACACACAAATTAAGAGATactactaaaaaaaaaaattatgaaaagatGGGTTATTCGCAACCCACTCAAGAAACACTTAGAGAAAAGTAATTCTTTGTACGGGTCCAAATTTAACCTCCTCttaatttgtttaaaattacCAAAACACTTTTAAAAGTCATCTACCTCACTTTGTAACCGCCCTTGTATGTGTTATTGATTAATAGAGagtaaatttagaaatttaatttgtttacTTAAATATTCAATAAACAAAGTGCCTAAAAAAAGGTATGTTAGTTAGGAGTTTAACATCCCAATCTAAAAAATGAAGTTAATATTAAGAGTGAAGCATCCCAATCTAACTTACAAACAAATCTAGACAAGAGGtcaaaacttttaaatttagtcCCAAAATATCTCACCTACTCTCAAGCATTATTAGAacacaataaaaataataatatgcatataaaagaaataaatagacaatccaaaaaaaaaaaaaattaaaaatttcaccaaaatttagaaacaaataGTGGCTAAATTTACTCTAAACATGTTTTCAAAGACCACCAAATTTACTTCTACacttattattttaattaattatttatttagtcTTCAACTCTCGATTAATTAAcaatatagattttttttttaagaaaataaagaaataaaaaaaaaactcatctCATTATCATCTAAACAAGAAAGAGAGTAAAAGTGGGAAAGGGTTGactaaatctaaaattaatgcTCAAAAATAATATctaagttgaaaattttaattattggaaaactaaaaaaaatcatatttttatacattttattaaaatcacctga is drawn from Cucumis melo cultivar AY chromosome 11, USDA_Cmelo_AY_1.0, whole genome shotgun sequence and contains these coding sequences:
- the LOC103498978 gene encoding probable fructokinase-4 codes for the protein MASTNGALPSGSGLIVSFGEMLIDFVPTVSGVSLAEAPGFLKAPGGAPANVAIAVSRLGGRAAFVGKLGDDEFGRMLEGIVKENGVDASGIRFDQGARTALAFVTLRADGEREFMFYRNPSADMLLKPEELDLDLIRSAKIFHYGSISLIVEPCRSAHIKAMDEAKKAGVLLSYDPNLRLPLWPSANEAREQIKSIWNKADIIKVSDEELKFLTQKDKVDDENAMSLWHDGLKLLLVTLGEQGCRYYTKNFRGCVDPFKVKAVDTTGAGDSFVGALLSKIVDDQSVLQDEKKLRDILRFANACGAITTTKKGAIPALPTEADVAALIKASS